One Kineococcus radiotolerans SRS30216 = ATCC BAA-149 DNA window includes the following coding sequences:
- a CDS encoding aminoglycoside phosphotransferase: protein MPPRQRRTLRFNPDNATTGVVERVLAPDGTTRIHKQLRRAGTVATAPAHWASSATPSDWNYWAREAEVYTDPRLRASLTGTGLDLPTADVRPGEEGIDLWLEDVPGTAGADFTLDDHVATATALGRWQARPLQPTPAWASHGFLRAYSTSRPGDLTLVDDTAEADAAWEQPLIRGTWPPDLRSGWARLLAHREDLLRVVETLPRTLCHLDAWVANVIRRPNGEVVLLDWAFAGDGAVGEDLGNYLPDAVFDLFWPAERLAELEAACFPAYLEGLRAGGWDGTDRDARLGVVASCVKYTWLLPLLLQKAADTEHDAYHQRADAVHLHHQRGVALSHLVRWCDEALDLAGGTTSR, encoded by the coding sequence ATGCCCCCGCGGCAGCGCCGGACGCTGAGGTTCAACCCGGACAACGCCACCACCGGTGTCGTCGAACGCGTCCTCGCCCCCGACGGCACCACCCGCATCCACAAGCAACTGCGCCGCGCCGGAACCGTCGCCACCGCCCCCGCGCACTGGGCCTCCTCGGCCACCCCCAGCGACTGGAACTACTGGGCCCGCGAAGCCGAGGTCTACACCGACCCACGACTGCGGGCCTCCCTCACCGGTACCGGCCTGGACCTGCCCACCGCCGACGTCCGCCCCGGTGAGGAGGGCATCGACCTGTGGCTGGAGGACGTGCCCGGTACCGCCGGGGCCGACTTCACCCTCGACGACCACGTCGCCACCGCCACCGCGCTGGGGCGCTGGCAGGCCCGACCCCTCCAGCCCACCCCGGCGTGGGCCTCGCACGGCTTCCTGCGCGCCTACTCCACCAGTCGCCCCGGCGACCTCACCCTCGTCGACGACACCGCCGAAGCCGACGCGGCGTGGGAGCAGCCCCTCATCCGCGGCACCTGGCCCCCTGACCTGCGGTCGGGGTGGGCGCGGCTGCTGGCCCACCGCGAGGACCTGCTGAGGGTGGTGGAGACCCTGCCCCGCACCCTCTGCCACCTCGACGCCTGGGTCGCCAACGTCATCCGCCGCCCCAACGGTGAGGTCGTCCTGCTGGACTGGGCCTTCGCCGGCGACGGCGCCGTCGGGGAGGACCTCGGCAACTACCTGCCCGACGCCGTCTTCGACCTGTTCTGGCCCGCCGAACGCCTCGCGGAACTGGAAGCGGCCTGCTTCCCCGCGTACCTGGAGGGGTTGCGGGCCGGCGGCTGGGACGGCACCGACCGCGACGCCCGCCTCGGGGTCGTCGCCTCCTGCGTGAAGTACACCTGGCTGCTGCCCCTGCTGCTGCAGAAGGCCGCCGACACCGAGCACGACGCCTACCACCAGCGCGCCGACGCCGTGCACCTCCACCACCAGCGCGGCGTGGCCCTGTCCCACCTGGTCAGGTGGTGCGACGAGGCCCTCGACCTGGCCGGCG
- a CDS encoding ATP-binding protein has protein sequence MSFDPGTSDEVYLTLAPNPDALAQARRLLDLYAQQSGMPEERADDVVQAAGELMAVGGRAHHVLGVAMRDEPGQLSVLVDLAGPVVVDVSDEAEGLLNGLSSQWGWRQLPGCTQVWCDVAKDPSEA, from the coding sequence GTGAGTTTCGACCCGGGCACCAGCGACGAGGTTTACCTCACCCTGGCGCCGAACCCGGACGCCCTCGCCCAGGCGCGACGCCTCCTCGACCTCTACGCCCAGCAGAGCGGGATGCCGGAGGAACGCGCGGACGACGTCGTCCAAGCAGCGGGGGAACTGATGGCCGTGGGTGGGCGCGCCCACCACGTCCTCGGCGTGGCCATGCGCGATGAACCCGGCCAGCTCAGCGTCCTGGTCGACCTGGCCGGACCCGTCGTCGTCGACGTGTCCGACGAGGCGGAAGGACTGCTGAACGGGCTGAGCAGCCAGTGGGGTTGGCGCCAGTTGCCGGGGTGCACCCAGGTGTGGTGCGACGTCGCGAAGGACCCGTCGGAAGCGTGA
- a CDS encoding SDR family oxidoreductase yields MSQDQTQPQDPQEQFSQPDSEGEQIPHPGRTRDMGDQPDHGEDSYRGSNRLDGKKAIITGGDSGIGRAVAIAFAREGADVLIAYLPEEEEDAQTTIRHVEQAGRKGVAVPVDLREEDACQQVVDRAVAEFGRIDVLVNNAAYQMAQPGGIEDITTEQFDRVLKTNLYAMFWLCKKAVPHMQPGATIINTSSIQAYQPSPPLLDYATTKAGIVNFTKGLGQMLAEKGIRVNSVAPGPIWTPLIPATMPEEKVETFGEDAPLGRAGQPAELAPAYVFFASQESSYITAEVLGVTGGSPLA; encoded by the coding sequence ATGTCCCAGGACCAGACCCAGCCCCAGGACCCGCAGGAGCAGTTCTCCCAGCCCGACTCCGAGGGCGAGCAGATCCCCCACCCCGGACGCACCCGGGACATGGGTGACCAGCCCGACCACGGCGAGGACTCCTACCGGGGCAGCAACCGCCTGGACGGCAAGAAGGCGATCATCACGGGTGGGGACTCCGGCATCGGACGCGCGGTCGCGATCGCGTTCGCCCGTGAGGGCGCCGACGTCCTCATCGCCTACCTGCCCGAGGAGGAGGAGGACGCGCAGACCACGATCCGCCACGTCGAGCAGGCCGGGCGCAAGGGCGTCGCGGTACCCGTGGACCTGCGCGAGGAGGACGCCTGCCAGCAGGTCGTCGACCGCGCTGTCGCGGAGTTCGGGCGCATCGACGTGCTGGTGAACAACGCGGCCTACCAGATGGCGCAGCCCGGTGGCATCGAGGACATCACCACCGAGCAGTTCGACCGGGTCCTCAAGACGAACCTGTACGCCATGTTCTGGCTGTGCAAGAAGGCCGTCCCGCACATGCAGCCCGGCGCCACCATCATCAACACCTCCTCCATCCAGGCGTACCAGCCCTCCCCGCCGCTGCTGGACTACGCCACCACCAAGGCCGGCATCGTCAACTTCACCAAGGGACTCGGCCAGATGCTGGCCGAGAAGGGCATCCGGGTGAACTCCGTGGCCCCCGGCCCCATCTGGACACCGCTGATCCCGGCGACGATGCCGGAGGAGAAGGTCGAGACCTTCGGCGAGGACGCTCCCCTGGGGCGTGCGGGGCAGCCGGCCGAGCTCGCCCCGGCGTACGTGTTCTTCGCCTCCCAGGAGTCCAGCTACATCACCGCCGAGGTCCTCGGCGTGACCGGCGGTTCGCCCCTCGCCTGA
- a CDS encoding type III polyketide synthase translates to MAVTLRSIEVAVPPTVLVQHQLRDLFTAQPGLSRLGARLAAAAFNASGIERRHTVLAELAPDAGTGATAFFDPATGRLLDPSTGVRNAVYAREADALFVRAAAAALAGCEGIDAQDVTHVVTASCTGFYSPGPDYRIVRALGLQPSVQRSHVGFMGCYAAFPALRQANAICRADPDAVVLVAAAELCTLHVHVRDDQDTVVGASLFADGAAAAVVTGRDLGPAPALQLDDLASVLTPVGEEAMAWSIGDNGFEMVLGSYVPHIIDEHVESALAPLMARDASLRGSAHHEIEHWAVHPGGRSILDKVETTLGLSTEQMRPSREVLRDFGNMSSATVLFVLRDVLARATAGERVCAMAFGPGLTVESGLFTRVGSPAPATLPASEDETEPAAVAGPRRELLGAR, encoded by the coding sequence ATGGCAGTCACCCTGCGGTCGATCGAGGTCGCCGTCCCACCCACCGTGCTCGTCCAGCACCAGTTGCGCGACCTCTTCACCGCCCAGCCCGGTCTGAGCCGGCTCGGGGCGCGGCTGGCGGCCGCGGCGTTCAACGCCTCCGGGATCGAACGCCGCCACACCGTGCTCGCCGAGCTCGCCCCCGACGCCGGCACCGGCGCGACCGCCTTCTTCGACCCCGCCACCGGCCGGCTGCTCGACCCGAGCACCGGCGTGCGCAACGCCGTCTACGCCCGCGAGGCCGACGCGCTGTTCGTCCGGGCGGCGGCCGCCGCCCTCGCCGGGTGCGAGGGGATCGACGCCCAGGACGTCACCCACGTCGTCACCGCCTCCTGCACGGGCTTCTACTCGCCCGGACCGGACTACCGGATCGTGCGCGCCCTCGGCCTGCAGCCGTCCGTGCAGCGCTCCCACGTGGGCTTCATGGGCTGCTACGCCGCCTTCCCCGCGCTGCGGCAGGCGAACGCGATCTGCCGCGCCGACCCCGACGCCGTCGTCCTCGTCGCCGCCGCCGAGCTGTGCACGCTGCACGTGCACGTGCGCGACGACCAGGACACCGTCGTGGGGGCCTCCCTGTTCGCCGACGGCGCCGCCGCCGCCGTCGTCACCGGCCGCGACCTCGGGCCCGCCCCGGCGCTGCAGTTGGACGACCTCGCCAGCGTCCTGACGCCGGTGGGCGAGGAGGCGATGGCGTGGAGCATCGGGGACAACGGCTTCGAGATGGTGCTCGGCTCCTACGTCCCGCACATCATCGACGAGCACGTCGAGTCCGCGCTGGCCCCGCTGATGGCCCGGGACGCCTCGCTGCGCGGCAGCGCCCACCACGAGATCGAGCACTGGGCCGTCCACCCGGGCGGGCGCAGCATCCTCGACAAGGTGGAGACGACGCTGGGGCTGTCGACCGAGCAGATGCGCCCCTCGCGCGAGGTGCTGCGCGACTTCGGCAACATGAGCAGCGCCACCGTCCTGTTCGTCCTGCGCGACGTCCTGGCCCGGGCCACGGCGGGCGAACGGGTGTGCGCCATGGCCTTCGGGCCCGGCCTGACCGTGGAGTCGGGGCTGTTCACCCGGGTCGGCTCCCCGGCCCCCGCGACCCTGCCCGCGAGCGAGGACGAGACCGAGCCGGCGGCGGTGGCGGGACCCCGGCGCGAACTGCTGGGCGCCCGGTGA
- a CDS encoding class I SAM-dependent methyltransferase: MTLPDLRTRDRTAVELMDDPDCDLPALERTYAQFRAVNAVVAGWQLAYRRHVRPLLREDRVTTILDVGCGGGDLARALARWARRDGRRAQVTGIDPDRRAHAWAARQPPVPGVDFRCAHSSDLVAEGLRFDVVVSNHVLHHLDEPDLRTLLEDSRALARARVAHSDIARGAWAYRLFSWGTRPLAAGSFIREDGLTSIRRSYTPAELAAAAGPGWRVERPWPARNLLLDDELPGDALPGDAPAGDGPR; encoded by the coding sequence GTGACCCTGCCCGACCTCCGCACGCGCGACCGCACCGCCGTCGAGCTCATGGACGACCCGGACTGCGACCTGCCCGCGCTGGAACGCACCTACGCGCAGTTCCGCGCCGTGAACGCCGTGGTCGCCGGCTGGCAGCTCGCCTACCGCCGGCACGTGCGGCCGCTGCTGCGCGAGGACCGGGTCACCACGATCCTCGACGTCGGCTGCGGCGGTGGCGACCTGGCGCGGGCGCTGGCCCGCTGGGCGCGCCGGGACGGGCGCCGCGCGCAGGTCACCGGCATCGACCCCGACCGTCGGGCGCACGCCTGGGCGGCGCGCCAGCCGCCGGTGCCGGGGGTGGACTTCCGGTGCGCCCACAGCAGCGACCTCGTGGCCGAGGGCCTGCGCTTCGACGTCGTCGTCTCCAACCACGTCCTGCACCACCTCGACGAGCCCGACCTGCGCACGCTGCTGGAGGACTCGCGCGCGCTGGCCCGCGCCCGGGTCGCGCACAGCGACATCGCCCGCGGCGCCTGGGCGTACCGGCTGTTCTCGTGGGGGACCCGGCCGCTGGCGGCCGGCTCGTTCATCCGCGAGGACGGGCTGACCTCGATCCGCCGCAGCTACACCCCCGCCGAGCTCGCGGCGGCGGCCGGACCGGGCTGGCGCGTCGAGCGGCCGTGGCCGGCCCGCAACCTGCTCCTCGACGACGAGCTGCCCGGCGACGCCCTCCCCGGCGACGCGCCCGCCGGCGACGGACCGCGCTGA
- a CDS encoding FAD-dependent oxidoreductase gives MPDCEVLVVGGGPTGLFLGALLARDGVDVAVLERRSGPSTHSRAIGLHPPALEALEELDVREAVVAAGVRVHTGQARSRGRLLGSLTFERAWPQNPFVLTLPQQRTEAVLEQRLADLAPGALRRDREVLEVHDAGLGPVRVLVRPTAPAGAEPETWTARVVVVAGGAHGRTRELTGITGRVRAYPDTYLMGDFADATSDPGTAAIHLEPAGVVESFPLPGGVRRWVVHTGWVPAPASAPRLAELVAERTGAVLDVASNSMVSAFAVRRRIAERMVRGRRVVLGDAAHEISPIGGQGMTLGWLDAGELAPLLVRELRRGAGRELDGVPELVAFQRRRLAASRRAAWQAGANTRLGRPVPAGVRGARNGLLRAVLATPARHGLAGAFSMRWAGAGQQPRRAGAARSRVPVPPAPAAGRR, from the coding sequence GTGCCCGACTGCGAGGTGCTCGTCGTCGGCGGCGGGCCCACGGGGCTCTTCCTCGGCGCGCTGCTGGCCCGGGACGGCGTCGACGTCGCCGTCCTCGAGCGCCGGTCCGGGCCCAGCACCCACTCGCGGGCCATCGGGCTGCACCCGCCCGCCCTGGAGGCGCTGGAGGAGCTGGACGTGCGCGAGGCGGTGGTGGCGGCCGGCGTGCGGGTGCACACCGGCCAGGCGCGCAGCCGGGGCCGCCTGCTGGGCTCGCTGACGTTCGAGCGGGCGTGGCCGCAGAACCCGTTCGTGCTGACCCTGCCCCAGCAGCGGACCGAGGCGGTCCTGGAGCAGCGCCTGGCGGACCTGGCCCCCGGCGCGCTGCGGCGGGACCGGGAGGTGCTGGAGGTGCACGACGCGGGCCTGGGGCCGGTGCGCGTCCTGGTGCGGCCCACCGCACCGGCCGGGGCGGAGCCGGAGACCTGGACCGCCCGGGTCGTCGTCGTGGCCGGCGGCGCGCACGGGCGCACCCGCGAGCTGACCGGCATCACCGGGCGGGTCCGCGCCTACCCGGACACCTACCTCATGGGCGACTTCGCCGACGCGACCTCCGACCCGGGGACCGCGGCGATCCACCTCGAGCCCGCGGGCGTCGTGGAGTCCTTCCCCCTGCCCGGCGGGGTGCGCCGCTGGGTCGTGCACACCGGGTGGGTCCCGGCGCCGGCGTCGGCGCCGCGGCTGGCCGAGCTCGTGGCCGAGCGCACCGGCGCGGTGCTCGACGTCGCCTCGAACTCCATGGTCAGCGCGTTCGCCGTCCGCCGCCGGATCGCCGAGCGCATGGTCCGCGGGCGCCGGGTCGTCCTCGGGGACGCCGCGCACGAGATCAGCCCCATCGGCGGCCAGGGCATGACGCTGGGCTGGCTGGACGCGGGCGAACTGGCCCCGCTGCTCGTGCGGGAGCTGCGCCGCGGTGCCGGCCGGGAGCTCGACGGCGTGCCCGAGCTGGTGGCCTTCCAGCGGCGCCGGCTGGCCGCGTCCCGCCGGGCGGCGTGGCAGGCGGGAGCCAACACGCGCCTCGGCCGGCCGGTGCCCGCCGGGGTGCGCGGGGCGCGCAACGGCCTCCTGCGGGCCGTGCTGGCGACCCCCGCGCGCCACGGGCTGGCGGGGGCCTTCTCGATGCGCTGGGCCGGCGCGGGCCAGCAGCCCCGGCGGGCGGGGGCAGCGCGATCGCGGGTCCCGGTTCCGCCCGCTCCGGCGGCCGGACGGCGCTGA
- a CDS encoding MFS transporter, whose translation MPVAEPAAARRGRWVVLLGIVLVALNLRIAIAAVSPILDIVRRDVAFDDTLAGLLGAAPLVSFAVFGSLAPLVARQWGLEPTLVAAMLLSGAGEVARSTTEAPAAFIVWSVVALGGMGMGNVLLPPLVKRYFPDRIGAVTAAYSMTMAFSTTTPPLLSVPLARAFGWRVSVGSWSALAVVAVLPWCVVLARRAAARRRGLDADRRPRASSVPAARAGGGAGRAWRSPLAWGLAVTFGMNSLNTYALFAWLPQILTDAGLAVEAGGRWVGLLAILGLPLSFAGPLLAARMRNPWPLVALLAACYVSGYLGLALSPVPGTAVWIVLLGLAQGVFPVVLALINLRTRTAEGATALSGFVQGVGYAVAVPGPVLVGVVHEATGSWTPALAVLLVTVGVLAVASTVACRPAVLEDTWAPRPAR comes from the coding sequence ATGCCTGTCGCTGAACCTGCTGCTGCCCGGCGGGGGCGGTGGGTCGTGCTCCTCGGGATCGTGCTCGTCGCCCTGAACCTGCGCATCGCCATCGCGGCGGTCTCCCCGATCCTCGACATCGTCCGCCGGGACGTCGCCTTCGACGACACCCTGGCGGGGCTCCTGGGTGCGGCGCCGCTGGTCTCCTTCGCCGTGTTCGGTTCCCTCGCACCGCTGGTGGCGCGCCAGTGGGGGCTGGAACCGACGCTGGTCGCGGCGATGCTGCTGTCCGGCGCGGGTGAGGTCGCCCGGTCGACGACGGAGGCACCGGCGGCCTTCATCGTCTGGTCGGTGGTGGCGCTCGGCGGGATGGGGATGGGCAACGTCCTGCTCCCGCCGCTCGTCAAGCGCTACTTCCCCGACCGCATCGGGGCGGTGACGGCGGCCTACTCGATGACCATGGCGTTCAGCACGACCACGCCCCCGCTGCTGTCCGTGCCGCTGGCCCGGGCCTTCGGGTGGCGGGTGTCGGTGGGTTCCTGGTCCGCCCTGGCGGTGGTCGCGGTCCTGCCGTGGTGCGTCGTCCTCGCGCGGCGGGCGGCGGCGCGCCGTCGGGGGCTCGACGCCGACCGCCGGCCCCGCGCCTCCTCCGTCCCCGCGGCGAGGGCAGGGGGCGGGGCCGGTCGCGCGTGGCGCAGCCCGCTGGCCTGGGGCCTGGCCGTGACCTTCGGGATGAACTCGCTCAACACGTACGCGTTGTTCGCGTGGCTGCCGCAGATCCTCACCGACGCCGGGCTCGCGGTGGAGGCCGGTGGTCGCTGGGTGGGGCTGCTGGCGATCCTCGGGCTGCCGCTGTCCTTCGCCGGGCCGTTGCTGGCCGCGCGCATGCGCAACCCGTGGCCGCTGGTCGCCCTGCTGGCCGCGTGCTACGTCAGCGGGTACCTGGGGCTCGCGCTGTCCCCGGTGCCGGGGACCGCGGTGTGGATCGTCCTGCTCGGGTTGGCGCAGGGCGTGTTCCCCGTCGTGCTGGCCCTCATCAACCTGCGCACGCGCACCGCGGAGGGGGCGACGGCGCTGTCCGGTTTCGTGCAGGGAGTGGGGTACGCGGTGGCGGTTCCCGGGCCGGTGCTGGTCGGAGTGGTCCACGAGGCCACCGGCAGCTGGACCCCCGCGTTGGCGGTGCTGCTGGTCACCGTGGGGGTGCTGGCCGTGGCGTCCACCGTGGCCTGCCGGCCGGCGGTGCTGGAGGACACCTGGGCTCCACGGCCCGCGCGCTGA
- a CDS encoding HU family DNA-binding protein has product MNKTEMVDALETRLGGRKEATAAVEAVIELIQLTVAKGDKIAISGFGTFEKQARNARTGRNPRTGEAVKIKKTSVPRFRPGTAFKEIVSDTKALRAYQGELKAKTTGTAPTAKTASKTTTKTASKTATAKTATPARTAATKTAPAKTAPARTTATKTTATKTTPAKTTATKTTAAKKTTTRRTATKA; this is encoded by the coding sequence GTGAACAAGACCGAGATGGTCGACGCCCTCGAAACCCGACTCGGCGGACGCAAGGAAGCCACCGCCGCCGTCGAAGCCGTCATCGAACTCATCCAGCTCACCGTCGCCAAGGGCGACAAGATCGCCATCAGCGGCTTCGGCACCTTCGAGAAGCAGGCCCGCAACGCCCGCACCGGCCGCAACCCCCGCACCGGCGAAGCCGTCAAGATCAAGAAGACCTCCGTGCCGCGCTTCCGCCCCGGCACCGCCTTCAAGGAGATCGTCTCCGACACCAAGGCCCTGCGCGCCTACCAGGGCGAGCTGAAGGCCAAGACCACCGGCACCGCACCCACCGCCAAGACCGCCAGCAAGACCACCACCAAGACGGCCAGCAAGACGGCCACCGCGAAGACGGCCACCCCGGCCCGCACGGCGGCGACGAAGACCGCTCCGGCCAAGACCGCTCCGGCGCGCACCACCGCGACCAAGACCACCGCGACCAAGACCACCCCGGCCAAGACCACTGCGACCAAGACCACCGCAGCGAAGAAGACCACCACCCGCCGGACCGCCACGAAGGCCTGA